From the Purpureocillium takamizusanense chromosome 6, complete sequence genome, one window contains:
- the FLC3_3 gene encoding Putative flavin carrier protein 3 (COG:S~TransMembrane:7 (n7-18c24/25o344-366i387-407o427-445i487-507o513-533i545-565o571-604i)~SECRETED:SignalP(1-24~SECRETED:cutsite=ASA-ER~SECRETED:prob=0.8889)~EggNog:ENOG503NW1I), translated as MRSFFKAPLVLLSSMAALMAPASAERLLLSNSLNTCQQDSSFSASLFNVVYTPSNGSASVQMVVTSSIQGKVMFDLAISAYGYQFLRRTLNPCDMDLAGLCPMVAGKNSFGFNLNVGDDAAKNIPGIAYNIPDLDAKVKVYVNLTSTGESVACVEADISNGKTVNLVGVKWATAIIAGLALLSSAVVNGLGHSNAAAHVAANSLALFGYFQAQAIVGLTGVPLPPIVQAWTMDFQWSMGIIRVGFMQDIFTWYQRATGGTPSTIFDSLTTVSVQVAKRSLKRSAEYAQPALSLFNRGLAMMPKTAVQTAGKLMKRSNLTTGSGSYIVFGIQRVAFKSRIETTNLFMTGLTFFCIFVVLTVLAVAAFKGICELCVKQKWMDKDKFFEFRNGWLTVLKGILFRVALIGFPQMAILCLWEFTQVDSPAEVVLAVFFFFGMAITLAWGASKVIRIARRSVAMHRNPAYILFSDPQALNKWGFLYIQFRASAYYFIAPVLGYTLIKAMFVAFAQKSAVAQAVGFVIIEAGALIAASVLRPWMDKSTNSFNIAICVINFLNGIFLLIFSNVFGAPTIVVGVVGVVLFVLNAAFSLILLIMVIVSTTVTFFRKNPDARYQFMADDRASFMKSQTQLNTTTELDALAATARGDKAGYKSHLDLDDDNESLTSDDMRRRTDPAAASQHSFHQGGPRSPVNPSMPLFPAGQRPESPFRSASPSPYQRSGSSLGQQRSHQNASPAGYRSQNNASPWQRGAGYEH; from the exons ATGCGGTCCTTCTTCAAAGCaccgctggtgctgctctcgtccatggcggcgctcatGGCGCCTGCTTCGGCGGaaaggctgctgctgtctaATTCACTCAACACCTGTCAGCAGGACTCGAGTTTCTCAGCCTCGCTCTTCAATGTCGTCTACACGCCTTCCAACGGCTCGGCCAGCGTGCAGATGGTGGTCACCTCCTCCATCCAGGGCAAGGTCATGTTTGACCTTGCCATCTCGGCCTACGGTTATCAGTTCCTTCGGAGAACTCTTAACCCATGCGACATGGATCTTGCTGGTCTCTGCCCCATGGTTGCCGGCAAGAACTCGTTCGGTTTCAACCTCAacgtcggcgatgatgccgccaagAATATCCCCGGCATCGCCTATAACATccccgacctcgacgccaaggtcaaggtcTATGTTAACCTCACTTCTACCGGTGAGAGCGTTGCctgcgtcgaggccgacatCTCCAACGGAAAGACCGTCAACTTGGTTGGCGTCAAGTGGGCCACGGCCATCATTGCCGGCCTGGCTCTCCTGTCTTCGGCCGTGGTCAATGGCCTGGGCCACTCCAAtgctgccgcccacgtcgccgccaactCTCTAGCTCTATTCGGCTACTTCCAGGCCCAGGCGATTGTCGGTCTGACCGGCGTTCCGCTTCCCCCTATTGTGCAGGCCTGGACCATGGACTTTCAGTGGTCCATGGGCATCATCCGAGTCGGGTTTATGCAGGACATCTTTACCTGGTACCAGCGAgccacgggcggcacgcCGTCGACTATTTTCGATTCTCTCACCACCGTGTCTGTCCAGGTCGCTAAGCGTTCCCTTAAGCGCTCTGCCGAGTATGCTCAGCCGGCCCTAAGCCTATTCAACCGCGGTctggccatgatgcccaAGACGGCCGTTCAGACAGCGGGTAAGCTGATGAAGCGCTCCAACCTCACTACCGGCTCGGGGTCGTACATTGTGTTTGGAATTCAGCGTGTGGCGTTCAAGTCTAGGATCGAGACCACCAACCTCTTTATGACGGGCCTGACCTTCTTCTGCATCTTTGTCGTCCTCACCGTCCTGGCGGTAGCGGCGTTCAAGGGCATCTGCGAGCTATGCGTGAAGCAGAAGTGGATGGACAAGGACAAGTTCTTCGAGTTCCGCAACGGCTGGCTCACGGTCCTCAAGGGCATCCTGTTCCGTGTCGCCCTCATCGGCTTCCCTCAGATGGCCATCCTTTGCCTCTGGGAGTTTACCCAGGTCGACTCTCCCGCCGAAgttgtcctcgccgtcttcttcttcttcggtATGGCTATCACTCTCGCCTGGGGCGCCAGCAAGGTCATCCGTatcgcccgccgctccgtcgCGATGCACAGGAACCCGGCCTACATTCTCTTCTCGGACCCTCAGGCGCTCAACAAGTGGGGCTTCCTCTATATCCAGTTCCGCGCTTCGGCCTACTACTTCATCGCTCCGGTCCTTGGATACACCCTGATCAAGGCCATGTTCGTCGCCTTTGCGCAGAAGAGCGCTGTTGCCCAGGCTGTGGGTTTTGTCATCATCGAGGCTGGtgccctcatcgccgcgtCGGTTCTGCGACCCTGGATGGACAAGAGCACCAACTCGTTCAACATTGCCATTTGCGTCATCAACTTTCTCAATGgcatcttcctcctcatctTCTCTAACGTCTTTGGCGCCCCGACCATTGTTGTGGGCGTTGTGGGTGTCGTGCTCTTCGTCCTTAATGCCGCCTTCTCCTTGATCCTGCTCATCATGGTCATCGTGTCGACGACTGTTACGTTCTTCCGCAAGAACCCCGATGCCCGCTACCAAttcatggccgacgaccGCGCCTCGTTCATGAAGTCGCAGACGCAGCTGAACACGACTACGGAGCTCGACGCTctggccgcgacggcgcgcggcgatAAGGCCGGGTACAAGTcgcacctcgacctcgacgatgacaacgAGTCGCTCACTTCGGACGACATGCGCCGCCGAACGGACCCGGCTGCCGCGTCGCAGCACTCTTTCCACCAGGGTGGACCTCGATCCCCTGTGAATCCGTCGATGCCGCTTTTCccggcagggcagcggcCAGAGAGCCCATtccgctcggcgtcgccgagcccgtATCAGCGATCGGGATCCTCGCTTGGCCAGCAACGGTCACACCAGAACGCGAGTCCCGCTGGCTATCGCTCACAAAACAATGCAAG CCCCTGGCAGCGTGGAGCCGGCTATGAGCACTAG